Within the Salvia hispanica cultivar TCC Black 2014 chromosome 4, UniMelb_Shisp_WGS_1.0, whole genome shotgun sequence genome, the region ATGATACAgtaaattgcattttcttTGTAGTAAGtaattttggatgaaaattttatcaatGCAACTAGTCTATTAAAatgtaggagtagtatttaggTATATAAGAATATAAGTATACTagattaaagtaagagaaacaattgaaaaatgaaaagttaaaGATGTGATTATTATTCTATACATCACCaataaaaggaagaaaaaaataaaagaaaaagcgAACACATTGGGCTCCGAAAGTAAATAATGTCACATAAAATACTATCAGTTCAATACAAAATTGAGAATGATTAGTTAATCACTTGAATATGATAATACGaaactgaaaacaaataaattaaacaatactATATCTACTTGCACTTTTGAAGTCCGAATGTTAGATAAATGTTTAGTGAATAgtgatattatatttaattttattagataaatgTTTAGTGAATAgtgatattatatttaattttatgtgttatAATTGACTTGAACATGCTTGAAGCCGATATTTTGtacaattacaaattaaaatctacAAATTGAGCTTATACTGtctcaatttaataaatcacaaaataatatcaatagaaaaattccaccctaaaatattttagattttttattcattcattttcattttagaaacatcacaatttaaataaatatataaaaatagagattataaaaatatcgaattaaaaaaaaatagagtttgtatctgaaatttaaaatgttgtCACAACAATTCAAAATGGAATCGCATCTGCGTCGCTGTCATGTGAATGACCATAAAATCTAATCTTTGGCGGTTTATGTACAATGGAGCTGTAACTGAATTGTGGATAACCATAAAATCTAATCTTTGGCGGTTTATGTACAATGGAGCTGTAACTGAATTGTGGATGACCATAAAATCTATTCTTTTGGCGATTCATGCACAATAGAGTTGAATCTGAGTTGTGAATTACAATAAAATCTAATCCTTTATTGGTTTATGCATCAAAGTCATACGTAgatttcttgaaatattttttaataatttcttctaaaaaCTAGTATCAACTATCAACCAAACAAGCTAATGTGTGTAAGATTCTGTAATTCAAATGGACTCTTTCTAATCATATTCATACGTAGCTTTAATTTACAATGAGAGAATCAtttgtcttttctttttcttcatatgGTTGGACAAGAACTTGGTGACACTATAGAGAATACTcacatttctttatttttttttgcctttttaaaatgttttcaAGATTCTGGAGAGTGTCAAGCACATTCGAACATACAATCATAATTTAGTTTCAATATCGAATAATTTTttgtacattttattatatagattttaagaaaatattagtacCTTGGATGCCTAATACTAGCCTTTAATTTCCACAACGGCCCTTGAATAATAGtgataataacaataatgataataataataatgtatgtacacatcaaaatattaacaaaaatttatttatcatatagCCGTTGACCATCAAAAACTGCCTGATATTTATTTGGAATCAAtgccatttccttttttccatAAGTGCATTTTATAAACCATAAAAGTcagtttttgaatttatattagCAAAACCAACCTGAAACTTTGAATTTAACCTTGaattcatgaaattaatcTGACAGTAATAGATGTATAGATAAGgaatagaataatatagatGCTTCacaaattgattaaaattattcgTAACAGTCACATGCATTATATATGGAGATATTATAAGTTGACAATGGTTTCAAAAATAGGAATATATAGtttccatttaaaattaaacaattttgtAAATGTTGACCCAGGGTAAAAAAGAATTAGTATAacatataagaaattaattgttgtcactaaattaatactccataaaagcCTTGACTAAAATGCAAGTTATTACACATGAACATAGTTACCGAatgtacataaaaaataatgatttcgGGTCattgagaaaaatggatataaaaaattatagtacttcaatttttagtaacattgtacttttaatttatacataaTTCATATGTTACtaaaaattgaagcaaaatcatataaattcaATCTTTTATCACATTCTAAAGCATACACTGAATTCGAATCATGCATAGATTAAAtcaagtaatttttttaatccataattttttattccatgattcaataaataataacttGGCCGCTAAAATTCATGCAATCTATAGCTAAAATAGAGGCTCATCGCAATATTCGtcgatcaaatttccatataatTTTCAATGTCGTTACAATATACGATTTCATCTCGATCTTAACTAGTGAAATAGAAACTATACacaaatttatagtagtatcatatttttagtatatgtGATAGTACACAAGCTACACATGAGCAAATTGGCCGTTACACCcaagttgtttttttttttttttttacgttaccaagaattaaattcacTGCAATTATATTGCTTTACCAATTATTGAGCTACCCAATTATTAACCTCCCTTTTCATTACCTTCACCAGTCAAACTCCACATGGCGCCATCTCATTGGCTGGTCAAACGTCTAAAATCCCAATTTTGGCCCTTTAAGGGGAAATcctataatttaaaactaaacaggtatttaatcacaattttgggaaatcaaatgaaaaatatttgaatcaGTGCTGATTATTGTCAGTAAGTGAAAGGTTTCTTATGTACTGATACTATTTTCTTTCCAAAAACATCCAAAAATCATAACTCCCCCAAAACAAACCCAccttttttcccattttattttgcaaGAAAATCTTTTTGTCTCATCAGCAATCACATTTCTTGCTTACTGCTTAGCCAATtcctagagagagagaggggggagCGGATGTGCAAgaatctagagagagaaagcagCAGTGAAATTGACTGGAAGGTGGGATTTTGTTTCTCGTGTTTGCTAATTTGTTTGGAAACGGGGGAGAAACAGAATAAAGatttgtcttttattttaattttccgcAAATTCTGATTACTAATCTAACAAGGGTCAGAAGCAgagtttgatttctttaatttttgacTGCTCCATGTTTCTCTGCACGTACTGAAAAACACTTCATCATTTGCTAATCATTGAATccgattttgtttttggtattttcctttttccccttcggttttgccatttttgtgATTGTGGGGAATTTATTGTCTGGGCCATTGTTCTAAATTTGAGCTGCATCCCACCTTTTCCTGTACCTGATGATGGTCCATGCACAGGAAAAGTCTCGATTttgctgattttttttgtctgtTTTTATGCAGTTTTCCTCTTTTTATGGGTGCAGTTATGCTTATTCTGTTAGATCTTGTGTGATTTTAAGAACTGAGGATTTTTGGGTCTCTTCAAATTTGGCTTCTGATGTTTCTGAAATTTGGGGGTTTAATTGTATGTCGGTCTCCTTTGAATTGAGCTTGGTTTGGAAATGTCTATAGACTTACTCTTAAGCTTTGATTGATTTCTTGGATTGATTGGTTCTAAAAAAGTGGTGctgatttctttattttcgACACTCTTAGCCCTTTGTCAAGATTGTGCTCTGACACACACATGTAATTCTTGATATGTTTCTGGAGTTTTGTGCTTTTGTCTTGTGATCTATTAGGTTCGGATTCGATGAATAAAACCCGAGAAAAGGGTTGTTTTGTCTCTGTTTCTTTTGTTGGGTTATTGAGAATTGGGTTCTGTTCACAAAAGTTGATCTTGACTGCTGTTTAGGAAGTTCCTTTTTCTGTGTTAACAAAATGAATGTGAATGAAAAATCTTTAATGCTTGAAGGAATCTGATTTGCTTATGCTGCCTATTCTATATGCCTACTGAAAATTTCTgctttttgttttgtgtatcCAGCTTTGAGCGTGAGGTCTCGTATTGAGTGGATAATATTAGCACAATCTCAAGATTCCCATGGGTGGATTTGATGATCATGTCGCTATTATGGGTGATTGGATGCCCCCGAGCCCTAATACGGGTGCTTTTCTCTTAtcaatgatgaatgatgatgtTGGAGCACGGCTGCCTGTGGAATCTGCTGGTGGAAATAGAAGTGAGCCTGAACAACAAGTTACCTCCAGAAATGGCAATCGAAATGTTCAGAGTGAAGCTAGTTTCGGAGATGATGAAACCAACAAGGGCAATGCAGTGAGTGAACCAAAGTTGAGTTCCCGAGGGGGTCTTAAGGAGAGGATTGCAGCTAGAGCTGGTTTCAATGCTCCAAGGCTGAATACAGAGAGCATCAGACCTTCCGACCTTTCTAAGAAGCCAGAAGTTCGGTCTCCTTATTTGACGATTCCTCCTGGTCTTAGTCCAACCACTCTGCTCGATTCTCCAGTTTTCCTCTCTAATTCACTGGTAAGCTCTGCACTATAAAACTTGTGTGTTCCTTTTAGTTGGAATAGCTCTATCAGGATTCTCTTCTCTAACTGCTGCAAATAAATAGACATATATATGCGAACAACCTAGTTATGTACATGTTCGAGTTGTTGTACTGTCATACATTCTGGAATATGATGATTTATTGAAGGCTGTGTGTTGTACTATATATCTCACGAACAAATGAGCCTGACATTTTTCGGTGCTCATGACTTATCTTTGAGTCAGAATGGTCTTTCCATTGCTTCTTTTTCCTCTATTATCGTATTTTTTGTCACATTCCAGCAGTTTATTATACGTATTGAGATCAGAAAGAGTAGGACTAATAGAGTTTGTGAACAAGACAATTGGGTTGCAAATGTTTGCATCTTGCAAATTTTTTCCATGTGTGTGCTATCTGTTGCAGCACTAGTGCAAGTGACCCTCGTACTTCGTTTCTCAGTTGATGTGACGCTTTGTTACTTTGCAGGTTCTGCCATCTCCTACAACCGgaaaattttcttttgccCCGAGTGGAGACTATCGCGAATCAGGACTGATGATAGGTGATTCTGATAAGGGGAAGGAGAATAATTTTGAGGACACCAATGCCTCATCGTTTGCGTTCAAACCCATGACTGAATCCGCTTCGTTCCCAtacttaaatgcaacaaataaagtaagtgattGCTTGCTCTTCTTTATCCCCCTTGTCTATGCACGTTTCCTGTGTTTTTCTCCGCTCCATTGCTACGTATAAGTCGATATTTTATTGTGTAGTAAGTTTATGATGGCGAGTTTTGCATTTCAGTCCTTTTTTCAATCACTGGTcaaaatttttcattatatggCTTTGGTGTGCAGACTTTTCCTAATGCTGGATTTACTGTTCATTCGAACACGTCTCAACCGCGTCAAAATATAGAACCGACCAAATCGTACTTGGCAAACAACAGCACTTTGTTTCAGGAGGCAAGTTTCGGTGGATCAGATTTGGGTAACAATGGTAGCAGCACTCTGCTGCAGACACACAGCTCTGCTGGTGCTGTGGAGCATTCTCCGCCTTTTGATGAACAAAACGACGATGGAGATCAAAGAAGCAGCGGAGATCCCAATGGTGGTGGCAGCACGGCTGATGATGGCTACAACTGGCGAAAATATGGGCAGAAGCATGTGAAAGGAAGTGAGTATCCTCGGAGTTATTACAAATGCACGCACCAAAGTTGTCCCGTGAAGAAAAAGGTCGAACGGTCCCAAGAAGGTCACATCACTGAGATAACCTACAAGGGCGCTCATAACCACCCGAAGCCTCCTCCCAACCGCAGATCAGCTCTTGGATCCTCAAATGGGCTCGGTGATATTCAGCTCGACTCTGACCAACCTGGAACCGGTGATCAAATCTGGTCGGGAGTACAAAATGGAAACGCTGCAGGAGGCTGGAAACCGGACAATCTTGACGGATCACCTTCAGCATTGCCGGGCCAAGAATACAACAATGGAGCTAGAAATGGAACCACCTATGAGACAGTGGATGGTGTTGATGGATCTTCTACTTTCTCaaacgaagaagaagaggatgaTCGTGCAACGCATGGCAGCGTGTCATTAGGTTATGATGGTGAAGGAGACGAGTCAGAATCAAAGAGAAGGTTTTTTCTACCTTTTCTCGTGTAATTCATTCACTGAGGTGGAAATACAACTCGATGCTTATCTTTGCCTTGTTTTTGCTTGCAGGAGAATCGAAACTTATGCCCCAGAGATGAGTGGGGCTTCTAGACCGATAAGGGAGCCGAGGGTAGTAGTCCAGACGACCAGTGAAGTGGACATCCTCGATGATGGATACCGCTGGCGCAAATATGGACAGAAAGTCGTGAAAGGAAATCCGAACCCAAGGTTAATTAATCTTCCGTCTCATCACCTCATCTATCATCGAGAGACCATCACTAACTTATCTGATGCAGGAGCTACTACAAGTGCACGAGTGCAGGCTGCAACGTGAGGAAACACGTGGAGCGGGCTTCCCACGACCTGAAGTCTGTGATAACAACGTACGAGGGCAAGCACAACCACGATGTCCCAGCAGCGCGCAACAGTGGAGGTGGTCAGAACACGCGCCCAACTCAACAAGCTCACACTGCTCCAGGTAATAATAACCTGCACAGGCCCGAGCCCTCCCACCTTCGTGGCAGCTCAACCTGGTTTGAGAGGCCACCACTAGGCTCGTTTGGGCCGGGGCCAGGCTTCGGATACAGAATGGATCAGGCCGGGCTCGGCCTCATGGGGGCTAACCAAGGGAAGCTGCCGCTGCATCATCAGTATTTAGGGCAGCAAAACCGGGGCGTGAACGAGATGGGATACATGATGCCGAAGCCGGAGCCCGGGACGGATGCAGGGGGTTTGAACACATCCAATAATGCATCATCAGTTTACCAGCAGCTTATGAGCAGACTGCCGCTCGGACCACCACCGATATAAGTAAATGTTCAAAGAAGAGATGTGGAAACATTCaaacatctatatatataatatatataactcTCTTTTATATGTGATTTTGAACTGGGATTACTCATTATAAAccattctttatttctttctggTGTTATAATCAATGGGAATTATAGAGCATTTGTTTTTGGGATTGCTcaatatgttgatattgttgAGAGGCCATGACTGTGTTCAGTTTTTTGAGCAAAAAAAACAGATTTTATGTGaatctttattatatttatttatcgtGTTGATCTCGCCAAGTGTATCTAGGCTTATTAATTTCAgcttttacaattaaattccttgatttatatgtgaaaattgattatataatgtttattttcactttatataaaaaacttgacaatatagtactccatttgcATGTGATTCgacattattaaatattaaaaataagtgaaCTACatctaaaatctaaatataagtactccatatattagAGTCAGATACTATACAAGTCGAATATTCCATTGTAGAGTTTGACGAGTGTACGCAATAATATCATCACacttatgaaatataaaattgattcgatatttattttttgaaatactaaatgaaaaaagttagtaaaatataaatcttatttttatttttataacaaaatagtactccctccgtcccctattaagagtcacacttttctatttcggtctATCCCCAAtcaagagtcacatttcatttttaccataaatagtaaataggtctcacattccactaactttttcaactaacttttctttacatttcttaaaatccgtgcctgGTCAAAttgtgactcctaatcggggaCGACATAGAGAGTAGTATACTCCATAAgattatttactaaaaataataataaaaaaatatataaaagttgactttaaaatataaattgaagaacaatctatctcaattaaattatatttgtactgaataatttttaattaaaaattgatgaatttagCTTAGTTTAATTAGAGAATATGTTCAGTATATCtgaatacaaattttttgttaatgatGTAATTCTGCTAAACAAAACCTATTGTTTTAATGTATGGTCCTCGTCTATTCAAAAATTACATGAAAAAGcgataaataaacaaagagAGAAAAGCAAAAAGAATGAATCTATTGTTTAATccctaaaaaagaaaagtaaaggcGAATGAGAAGCGCACCTACCAATTTCACAATCCATGGATAAAAAATTGCAAGCGTCTCTCGTCAAACTGGAATCGATTCATGAACCGTGCCTGAAACTGCCTGAATTGGCTTAAAATTGCCAGATTTTACCCACAGATTTCTGCTTGTAACACACGCACAACTTAGCTGGATAATGAATTTTGTTTCCTGTTGATGTAGTTGAACAGATCTTGAAATTGATGTGACGATGATGAGATTGAGAATTAGATCTGATCTGAAAGACTGAAATCCCCCTAAATTTCAGCTCTGGAACTTCACTCAATTTTCGCAAGGTAAACCCTCGACGCCGAGctgaatatgaaattttttgaatttagaaTTAGTCAGATCTGCAAGCTGATCTATAGATGAAACGAACGCCTCTACTCTTAAAGCATGAGAAAAAGTCTGAGGTTTTGTAAGAAACCTCAGAAATGATTGAAGACCTGCTTATGAAAAAGATCTGATCGAATTGAGTGATTGGATTAGTTATTCATTTCAAATATTCATTCTTTCtgtctgtgtgtgtgtttgagcTAGAGAATAGAGAGTCAATGATGAAATGCATTCCACTGCTGATTGTAATCATATGTTGTAGGAGTGTAATGTATTGTGTGATTGGAActggaattttaattttcatttacaaatatttgaaCTCAGCTTAAGTTATGGAATTCTGTGAAATGCAGGTTGGAGAATTTGCAGTTTCTGATCCGGCTGTATATACGAATATCGTGTAATATTTCTGAATACTTGTAAGATATGCATGCGAAGCATCGGAATGGGCCTGGGAATGGGCACAGGACAAATACTATGGGGATGGGGGGTGCGGCTGCTGCCTCACGAATTCCCCCTGAAGGTTCAATGAGAGGCTATCGGATGCACAATTCTGAGTACAGGAACTATAATCGTGGTGGTTACGGAAATGGGGGTTACTCGAAGCAGTATCAGCCACCTCTGCCCCCTCAAAGGGAGACTGATGTTTTCATTGAAGCTGGAAGGATGGCCGCTGAGTATTTGGTTTCTAAAGGCATGCTGCCACCAAATGCACTTTCAGGGAAGTGGCAGGGTGATGGCTTGAAAAACCAGATTGGAAACTTTCAAGGATATAGGTCtaatgaagcagaaaaaatACAGACTTCTGTGGATGGCCGTGCATCAGCTCATTCCCGTTTAGGAAATGCTGCTATGGATGTAGCTCCTGGTAGGAGAAAGTATTCTGATGAATATAATTCAATGGGTTCTAGAAGTTCTGTTCGAGGAATAGAACGCGGAAGGAAAAGAAGTGaatctttcaaaaattatgGGTCGGAGGTTAGTAGAGAATTGGGAAAAAGTGGATCATTGACGGAGAAGATTAGAACTTACCCCGGTGCAGAGGCAGATAGTGATACTTCTGTTGGACATTACAGTGAGCAGCCTTTGGGTAAAGATGGTAATTGTGAGATGCGTGGGTCATCTCCTGGTGAAATAGCTCAAGGAATTGAAAGTGaaactcaaatagtttctggATTGGAGAAACGTAACCTAGTGGAAGATGCAGATGTGAGTACTAGTGTTTTGAGTAATGGGAAGTGTCTAGCATCAGATGCAAACACCGAAGCCACAAAAAAGTCTGATGATGAGTCGGAATTGGTTAAAGCTGTAAATAATGACAATGAAACGCAGCAAAATGATGAGAAAAAGGAGGTTGCATCTTTTGGAATAGAGGATACTTTGGTAAGTGAGGACCATGTTGATTTAGTAAAGCAGTGCAAATTTGCAAATGTTCCCACTAAAGCTCGTTCATCATTGACAATGAAGGGTGTGGTGAAGACTGATCTGAAACCCATTAAAGAAGAAGAGAGCATTTCCAAGAGAGAACATGTGGAGGATACTGGAGTGCATCGCATAGATGTTGGCGTTGGGAATTCGGTAGGTAATCCTGCTACCCATCAAAATCATGAGCTTAAAAGTCTTCAATCAGATGATCCCACTTCAGAAAAAGAGATGGACATTATATACTCAACAAGGTCAGCACCGAGCTTAAGGTCTGAGTCTTTTGCTGAACGATCTTTATATAAAGAGCAACGACCAGATGAGGGAATGTCAGGCTTCGGAAGGTCAAAGTCCATGCTAATGGAACGAGGTGAAAAACGAGCAATAGATTGTGATGGTAAGgaggattttaaaaaactcaGACAATGGGTTCCTCTGCAGGATGCTCAATCTAATAGCTCCGCTCCAATTTCTAGCTCAACAGAAAACAAGCCACTATCACCAGAACCAAGTACTTCACATGGTTCTCATCCGGCTCCGTGTCCTGATCAGAGTACTTTGGATATTTCACTTTCCAAAGATAATACTGATTCGTCTGAGTTCATGCAAGAAAAGCAGCTGTTTCCCAGTTCATTTAAGACTTGTGACCTGAATCTTGTTGGAGGTTGTGATGTCAACGAGAGTCATGATTCTGGTCCCATGCTGGTTTTCCCATCCATCACCCAAACAGGAAAAGCAGCAACATCTATAGATGTTGATTTGTCCATGTCTAACAATGGCAATATGTCTAATAAAACTGTTAAACACAGTATAAATGAGAAGGATATTGAGGTTATTGATTTGGAAAAGGAATCTTCACATGATGACAAAACCTATGGTACTTCGGACAGAAGGTTAGTTTGTTGATGTGACATGCATACATGTACTTGTGAATTACTTCTTTTTTGGATGCACACAAAAAGCAATGAACACGTAGATGCTACTATAAGTAAAAAAACTCTTTAGTTTGTGTCTCATGCCTTCACAATTTACCTGCTTCATGCTTTGCATGGTTTTTGATATATGTCTTGATCATTCAGGGGAGATACTGTGTTCACTGACCTGGATGGCTTGCCTACTAATGTACACAATGCTAATGGGATGCCTGACGTTCAGGATGGTTATGGGCTTATGATATCGGAACTTCTTGGAAGTGACAGCCCAAACTGTTCTTCTGTACCGACAGATTTAAATTCATTGCACAATCATATGGGTCTACCAAATGAAGAGGTAACAGAATGCCCCTAGTCCCATTAATTTGTTGTGATGAAATTCAAGGGCTCAACTAATGATGACTTGCATCTCTTTCTAATCAAAAGGGAACTACTGATCtttggaaaa harbors:
- the LOC125221981 gene encoding probable WRKY transcription factor 2 gives rise to the protein MGGFDDHVAIMGDWMPPSPNTGAFLLSMMNDDVGARLPVESAGGNRSEPEQQVTSRNGNRNVQSEASFGDDETNKGNAVSEPKLSSRGGLKERIAARAGFNAPRLNTESIRPSDLSKKPEVRSPYLTIPPGLSPTTLLDSPVFLSNSLVLPSPTTGKFSFAPSGDYRESGLMIGDSDKGKENNFEDTNASSFAFKPMTESASFPYLNATNKTFPNAGFTVHSNTSQPRQNIEPTKSYLANNSTLFQEASFGGSDLGNNGSSTLLQTHSSAGAVEHSPPFDEQNDDGDQRSSGDPNGGGSTADDGYNWRKYGQKHVKGSEYPRSYYKCTHQSCPVKKKVERSQEGHITEITYKGAHNHPKPPPNRRSALGSSNGLGDIQLDSDQPGTGDQIWSGVQNGNAAGGWKPDNLDGSPSALPGQEYNNGARNGTTYETVDGVDGSSTFSNEEEEDDRATHGSVSLGYDGEGDESESKRRRIETYAPEMSGASRPIREPRVVVQTTSEVDILDDGYRWRKYGQKVVKGNPNPRSYYKCTSAGCNVRKHVERASHDLKSVITTYEGKHNHDVPAARNSGGGQNTRPTQQAHTAPGNNNLHRPEPSHLRGSSTWFERPPLGSFGPGPGFGYRMDQAGLGLMGANQGKLPLHHQYLGQQNRGVNEMGYMMPKPEPGTDAGGLNTSNNASSVYQQLMSRLPLGPPPI
- the LOC125222130 gene encoding uncharacterized protein At4g26450, encoding MHAKHRNGPGNGHRTNTMGMGGAAAASRIPPEGSMRGYRMHNSEYRNYNRGGYGNGGYSKQYQPPLPPQRETDVFIEAGRMAAEYLVSKGMLPPNALSGKWQGDGLKNQIGNFQGYRSNEAEKIQTSVDGRASAHSRLGNAAMDVAPGRRKYSDEYNSMGSRSSVRGIERGRKRSESFKNYGSEVSRELGKSGSLTEKIRTYPGAEADSDTSVGHYSEQPLGKDGNCEMRGSSPGEIAQGIESETQIVSGLEKRNLVEDADVSTSVLSNGKCLASDANTEATKKSDDESELVKAVNNDNETQQNDEKKEVASFGIEDTLVSEDHVDLVKQCKFANVPTKARSSLTMKGVVKTDLKPIKEEESISKREHVEDTGVHRIDVGVGNSVGNPATHQNHELKSLQSDDPTSEKEMDIIYSTRSAPSLRSESFAERSLYKEQRPDEGMSGFGRSKSMLMERGEKRAIDCDGKEDFKKLRQWVPLQDAQSNSSAPISSSTENKPLSPEPSTSHGSHPAPCPDQSTLDISLSKDNTDSSEFMQEKQLFPSSFKTCDLNLVGGCDVNESHDSGPMLVFPSITQTGKAATSIDVDLSMSNNGNMSNKTVKHSINEKDIEVIDLEKESSHDDKTYGTSDRRGDTVFTDLDGLPTNVHNANGMPDVQDGYGLMISELLGSDSPNCSSVPTDLNSLHNHMGLPNEEGILGDDDSIYMSLGEIPISILGAWEQPSQDYGKPF